The following nucleotide sequence is from Candidatus Margulisiibacteriota bacterium.
CGAACCCGGTCAGGACCTTGGGAACCAACTGCAGACCGAAAAGAATGTTCTCAAACAGCAAAGTAAAGTTCAGCTTGTAAGAATAACCGGAATTAAAAACAACAAACAGAACCAGCAGCAAACATACATTCGCGGTCAAAGCGCCCAATAACGGCCCCATAAAAGAGAGCTTAAAGGCCCAAACGTAGAGCAGATTAAGCCCGCTGGTCATAATGGTTTGGGTCACTATAAAGCCGGCAAAGAGCTTGGCCCGCTCCATGCTCTGGAAGATCGTCAGATAAAAACTATTGATGTAAGCTAAATAAGCGGCCAGGTAAGCGACAAAGATCGCGTTACCGTAGAGCGTCTTGCCAATGATCATTTGGGAGATATTATCCCGTAAAAGATAAACTCCGATCGAACTGGCAATCAGCATCAGGAACAAAAACACCTGGGAAGTCATGATCAAGCCGTTCAGTTGTTCCTTGTCCTTGCGGTATTGAAAATAGTTCCGCTGGGTGGCGCTAACCAAGCCAAAAGTTAAAAGCCCAACCGCTATCGCCGGAAAGAGATTGGCCATGATGATGATCCCGTAATCGGCCGGCCGCAGTAGCCGGGTCATGATCGGGATCGTGATCACGCTCAAGGCGTACCCCACAAAATTGGGAGCTGTGTAAATAATTATATTTTGAATATTTTTTTCTTTAAGCACCGGACCAATCCTCCTTCAAAAATCCAACTATTAAGCCATCGACCCTTTTGTTTTTTAACTGATACCGCTCCCGAAGCGCCGCCTCGATCTTAAACCCAGCCTTCTTAAAGATCGCGATCGATCCCAGATTGTTGGCGTATATCCCCGCTTCGATCCGTTTGAGCTTTAATATTTTAAAACCGTAAGCGACAAGCAGTTCGATCGCTTCGGTCCCTATCCCCTTCCCCCAAAAAGCTTTCCGTCCGACGGCGATGCCGATCACCCCGTAGCCGTGACGATGATTAAGGTCGGAAAAAGAAATATTGCCAACGTGCAAACCAGTCGCCCGGTCAAATATCCCGAAAAGCAATTTACGGTCGCAACCCGCAAAGGAACGGACATAGGCTTCCACAGTCTTTTTTGTCTGTTTAACATGACGCGACTCCAAATACTGGTTGACCTCGGGATCGTTCAGCCAGTTGATGTAATCAGCGGTAATATCGCCGACCTGGAATTCTTTCAAATAAATATTCTTTC
It contains:
- a CDS encoding oligosaccharide flippase family protein is translated as MLKEKNIQNIIIYTAPNFVGYALSVITIPIMTRLLRPADYGIIIMANLFPAIAVGLLTFGLVSATQRNYFQYRKDKEQLNGLIMTSQVFLFLMLIASSIGVYLLRDNISQMIIGKTLYGNAIFVAYLAAYLAYINSFYLTIFQSMERAKLFAGFIVTQTIMTSGLNLLYVWAFKLSFMGPLLGALTANVCLLLVLFVVFNSGYSYKLNFTLLFENILFGLQLVPKVLTGF
- a CDS encoding GNAT family N-acetyltransferase, which encodes MKKSLIISGKNIYLKEFQVGDITADYINWLNDPEVNQYLESRHVKQTKKTVEAYVRSFAGCDRKLLFGIFDRATGLHVGNISFSDLNHRHGYGVIGIAVGRKAFWGKGIGTEAIELLVAYGFKILKLKRIEAGIYANNLGSIAIFKKAGFKIEAALRERYQLKNKRVDGLIVGFLKEDWSGA